From the genome of Eucalyptus grandis isolate ANBG69807.140 chromosome 2, ASM1654582v1, whole genome shotgun sequence, one region includes:
- the LOC104424456 gene encoding putative uncharacterized protein DDB_G0277255 — protein MEIEMVKCECCGLKEDCTQDYISQVKSKFEGKWLCGLCSEAVRDEVNRANSNNKKPFGVEEAVGAHMSFCRKYKSSPAFRVADGMRQMLRRRSGDLSSSSSSSSSSSSSLSSSSSSSSKKYSRSTSTSQIW, from the coding sequence ATGGAGATTGAAATGGTGAAGTGCGAGTGTTGTGGGCTGAAGGAGGACTGCACCCAAGACTACATATCCCAAGTGAAGTCCAAATTTGAAGGCAAATGGCTCTGTGGGTTGTGCTCGGAGGCCGTGCGGGACGAAGTAAACAGAGCCAACAGCAACAACAAGAAGCCATTCGGGGTTGAAGAAGCCGTGGGAGCTCACATGTCCTTCTGCAGAAAGTACAAGTCCAGCCCTGCATTCAGGGTAGCTGATGGGATGAGGCAGATGCTGAGGAGGAGGTCTGGCGATCTGtcgtcttcatcatcatcttcttcttcttcttcttcttcattgtcttcctcttcttcgtcgTCTTCTAAGAAGTACTCAAGATCAACCAGCACCTCACAAATTTGGTGA
- the LOC104424466 gene encoding uncharacterized protein LOC104424466 has product MKALLSDSSSSSSWSSSVTPKSGTTSANTSSTPIRDDGAAKAGDSCYFPGCRKDANCDCEMCLASINATLDLLPASVQKSSFTKLSPSSQAMARRRAPVSFDSAVLSTPGSSVSKTVDSLPSSESADALREGKEMGKKKKKVKLESGSRRENRFLWWALCFMMIFMADLGLRWVVSAAVRPKLSSDAVRQIGVESRRVSDVIWKIRFLQGELRGLVEGRVLNCSDQNSAWKISQGGLLLNSRCTLYKSMAEEVSIWGWPLQTAGLLTTGASSRSFTVIRGRVTEWSNGNMGYIIRKVTSSWVHGKWSASVVQLDPGTLILEYKRSSILDESGFLMKALEFLKYQMTVAIGRMNRRLWYLPAFEDHPGQIRAKVPT; this is encoded by the exons ATGAAAGCGCTTCTCTCAGattcctcgtcgtcgtcgtcgtggtCTTCGTCGGTCACTCCGAAATCAGGGACCACCAGCGCCAACACATCCTCCACGCCGATCCGGGACGACGGAGCCGCCAAGGCCGGGGACAGCTGCTACTTCCCCGGATGCCGGAAGGACGCCAACTGCGACTGCGAGATGTGCTTGGCCAGCATCAACGCGACCCTCGATCTCTTGCCCGCCAGCGTCCAGAAGAGCTCCTTCACTAAGCTCTCCCCTTCCTCGCAGGCGATGGCGCGGCGTCGTGCCCCAGTGTCCTTCGACTCGGCCGTTCTGTCCACCCCGGGGTCGAGTGTCTCGAAGACGGTGGACAGTCTGCCAAGCTCGGAATCAGCTGATGCGTTGCGTGAGGGGAAGGagatggggaagaagaagaagaaggtgaagctGGAGTCGGGGTCGCGGCGGGAGAATAGGTTTCTGTGGTGGGCTTTGTGTTTCATGATGATATTCATGGCGGATTTGGGGCTTCGGTGGGTGGTCTCAGCTGCTGTAAGGCCCAAGCTATCGAGTGATGCGGTGAGGCAGATTGGTGTGGAGTCTCGGAGAGTAAGTGATGTGATTTGGAAGATCAGGTTTTTGCAGGGAGAGTTGAGGGGTTTGGTTGAAGGGAGGGTTTTAAATTGCAGTGACCAGAACTCTGCGTGGAAGATCAGTCAG GGTGGTCTGCTATTGAATTCTAGGTGCACACTGTACAAATCGATGGCGGAAGAGGTGAGCATATGGGGATGGCCTTTGCAGACCGCTGGGCTTCTCACAACCGGCGCGTCTTCGAGATCATTCACAGTCATCAGAGGCAGAGTCACAGAG TGGAGCAATGGAAACATGGGCTATATCATCCGAAAGGTAACTAGTTCTTGGGTGCACGGAAAATGGTCTGCGTCTGTTGTGCAGCTTGATCCTGGTACTTTGATTCTGGAGTACAAAAGGAGCTCGATATTGGATGAGTCGGGATTTCTAATGAAAGCACTGGAGTTCTTGAAGTACCAGATGACGGTAGCAATTGGACGAATGAATCGACGGCTTTGGTATTTACCTGCTTTCGAGGACCATCCTGGGCAGATCAGAGCAAAAGTCCCAACTTGA